Proteins from a genomic interval of Sinobacterium norvegicum:
- the folK gene encoding 2-amino-4-hydroxy-6-hydroxymethyldihydropteridine diphosphokinase: protein MSVYIALGSNLEDSISHVSDAVNEIGALPGCQLLKQSSWYQTKAIGPGNQPDYINGVILITTTLSPIALLDALQGIENQHGRVRTLRWGARTLDLDILFYEDQQIDCPRLNIPHPRIAERAFVVAPLLDLVKRMPTPPYQPLADLLSNLDSQELQRLKI from the coding sequence ATGTCGGTATATATAGCCTTAGGCAGCAACCTAGAGGACTCTATCAGCCATGTCAGCGATGCCGTCAATGAAATCGGCGCGCTGCCAGGCTGCCAACTTCTCAAGCAATCATCCTGGTATCAAACCAAAGCGATTGGCCCCGGCAACCAGCCCGATTATATTAATGGCGTTATCCTCATCACTACAACGTTATCCCCTATCGCTCTTCTCGACGCCTTACAGGGTATCGAAAACCAACACGGCCGAGTAAGAACCCTCCGCTGGGGTGCCAGAACGCTGGATCTCGACATCCTTTTTTATGAGGATCAACAAATTGACTGTCCGCGACTTAACATCCCTCACCCCCGTATTGCTGAGCGAGCTTTTGTGGTGGCCCCACTACTCGATTTGGTTAAACGGATGCCGACCCCTCCTTATCAGCCTCTGGCTGATCTATTATCAAACTTGGACAGCCAAGAGTTACAGCGGCTAAAAATCTGA
- the pcnB gene encoding polynucleotide adenylyltransferase PcnB: MDRDNPSQISPRILSRDEHSISRKQISPNALKVMYRLNGGGYGAYLVGGGIRDILLGEQPKDFDIATDATPEQVKSLFRNSRIIGRRFRIVHVTFGREIIEVTTFRGNHENVSKGKNNNVSKQAESGMLLRDNVYGSIEEDAIRRDFTINALYYSADGFTLHDYTNGLKDIDSRNIRIIGDAETRYREDPVRMLRAARFAAKLSFDIEPATAEPIEQLAPLLRDIPSARLFDEVLKLFMSGYAVAVYDSLMKYHLFGELFPETQYFLEKNNDPIDHQLIRQALVNTDLRLQAGKTVTPAFIFAALLWPVARAHAERLEAEGVPAAPALHEAAHIATMEQLKRTSIPKRFSIPMREIWDLQIRLTKRQGKRAHSLSGHPRFRAAYDFLLLREQAGEQLNGLGAWWTQFQIDNPIEPQQRQYNDEQGNKDHNGRPPRRRRGMRRNGNNNHSQNNS; this comes from the coding sequence ATGGACCGTGACAATCCATCTCAAATATCACCTCGTATTCTTTCACGAGATGAACACAGTATCTCCCGAAAACAGATCAGCCCGAATGCCCTTAAGGTCATGTATCGCCTCAATGGCGGTGGTTATGGTGCTTACCTGGTCGGCGGCGGTATTCGCGACATTTTACTCGGCGAACAACCGAAAGACTTCGATATCGCCACCGATGCAACACCGGAGCAGGTAAAGTCGCTGTTTCGTAACTCGCGCATTATCGGCCGTCGTTTTCGCATTGTTCATGTCACCTTTGGTAGAGAAATCATCGAGGTCACCACCTTCCGCGGAAATCACGAAAACGTCAGCAAGGGCAAGAATAACAATGTCTCTAAGCAGGCGGAAAGTGGCATGTTACTGCGTGACAACGTCTACGGCAGTATTGAGGAAGACGCTATCCGCCGCGACTTTACCATCAACGCACTTTATTACAGCGCCGATGGCTTCACACTACACGATTACACCAACGGCCTAAAAGATATCGACAGCCGCAACATCCGCATCATTGGTGATGCCGAGACTCGCTACCGCGAAGACCCGGTTAGAATGCTTCGCGCCGCTCGCTTTGCCGCCAAGCTCAGCTTTGACATCGAGCCGGCAACAGCCGAACCTATCGAACAGTTAGCGCCGCTGCTTCGAGACATCCCCTCCGCCAGACTTTTTGATGAAGTTCTCAAACTATTTATGTCTGGTTATGCCGTCGCCGTCTACGACAGCTTGATGAAGTACCACCTCTTTGGTGAACTGTTCCCTGAGACGCAGTATTTCCTCGAGAAGAATAACGACCCCATTGATCATCAATTAATTCGACAGGCATTGGTCAATACTGACCTTCGCTTACAAGCTGGCAAGACCGTCACCCCGGCCTTCATTTTTGCGGCCCTACTCTGGCCAGTGGCCCGCGCCCATGCGGAGCGGCTTGAAGCCGAAGGCGTACCTGCTGCACCGGCACTGCATGAGGCAGCTCATATTGCCACAATGGAACAACTCAAGCGCACATCCATACCCAAGCGGTTCTCTATTCCGATGCGTGAGATTTGGGACCTGCAAATCCGCCTAACCAAGCGTCAGGGCAAGCGGGCTCACAGCCTCTCTGGTCACCCTCGCTTCCGGGCGGCCTATGATTTCCTGCTGCTACGTGAGCAGGCCGGCGAACAGCTGAACGGTCTCGGAGCCTGGTGGACTCAGTTTCAAATAGATAATCCGATTGAACCCCAGCAGCGCCAATACAATGATGAGCAGGGCAACAAAGATCACAATGGCCGCCCGCCAAGACGTAGACGCGGCATGCGCCGCAACGGCAACAACAACCACAGTCAAAACAATAGCTAG
- a CDS encoding sigma-54-dependent transcriptional regulator encodes MSHILIVEDETVIRNALRRLLERHGYTISEAASIKDALQNHNFSHYQLIISDLRLPGGTGTDLIKPAGNTPVLIMTSYASLRSAVDAMKMGAIDYIAKPFDHDDMVESVARIIRDRTPKTEGNNLPVQSKNNGIIGSSDTMKQLFERINKVSPTTATVLVQGETGTGKELVARAIHRQSDRANKPIISVNCAAIPESLIESELFGYEKGAFTGAAANRAGLIEAADGGTLFLDEIGELPLEAQARLLRFLQEGEIRAIGSVHTKKVDVRLIAATHRNLKEQSQRNLFREDLYYRIAVMQLNLPPLRERGKDILMIAESFLAEIGNRLNRPEFHFSPQAIQAITNHRWPGNVRELQNAVERAVILAEGNEVSHDLLDIEPHKSSHQLAVDNYNTNIDMGQEATSALGDPAEELSLEDYFQRFVLEHQDSMSETELARKLGVSRKCLWERRQRFGIPRKKSNKTSS; translated from the coding sequence ATGAGTCATATTCTAATTGTTGAAGATGAAACCGTCATTCGAAACGCGCTGCGCCGCCTACTCGAACGCCACGGCTACACCATCAGCGAAGCTGCCTCGATCAAAGATGCGCTACAGAATCATAATTTCAGTCATTATCAACTGATTATCAGTGATTTGAGACTGCCCGGCGGTACCGGCACCGACCTCATTAAACCTGCTGGCAATACACCAGTACTGATCATGACCAGCTATGCCAGCTTGCGCAGCGCCGTCGACGCAATGAAAATGGGCGCCATCGATTATATTGCCAAGCCTTTTGATCACGACGATATGGTTGAAAGTGTCGCCCGTATTATTCGTGATCGAACCCCAAAAACAGAAGGCAACAACCTACCCGTTCAGAGCAAGAACAACGGTATTATTGGTAGCAGCGATACCATGAAGCAGCTGTTCGAACGCATCAACAAGGTTTCACCGACCACGGCCACCGTCTTGGTGCAGGGCGAGACGGGTACCGGTAAAGAACTAGTTGCCCGTGCGATTCATCGCCAGAGCGATCGCGCTAACAAGCCCATTATTTCAGTCAACTGTGCCGCCATCCCCGAGAGCCTGATTGAATCAGAACTATTCGGCTATGAGAAAGGTGCCTTTACCGGTGCCGCAGCTAATCGCGCCGGCCTCATTGAGGCCGCTGATGGCGGCACCCTTTTCCTCGATGAAATTGGCGAATTACCGCTCGAAGCCCAGGCCAGACTTTTACGCTTTCTGCAGGAGGGGGAAATTCGTGCCATTGGCTCAGTACACACCAAGAAGGTCGATGTCCGCCTGATTGCTGCCACCCACAGAAACCTGAAAGAACAATCGCAGCGCAACCTATTCCGTGAAGACCTTTACTACCGTATTGCCGTCATGCAATTAAATCTGCCACCACTGCGCGAACGCGGAAAAGACATCCTGATGATCGCCGAAAGCTTTCTCGCCGAGATCGGCAACCGCTTAAATCGTCCGGAGTTTCATTTCAGCCCCCAAGCTATCCAAGCTATTACCAATCACCGCTGGCCCGGCAATGTCCGCGAATTACAAAATGCTGTAGAACGCGCTGTAATTCTTGCAGAGGGTAATGAAGTCAGCCACGATTTACTCGATATTGAACCACACAAATCCAGCCATCAACTGGCCGTCGACAATTACAACACCAATATCGACATGGGCCAAGAAGCCACCTCAGCACTGGGCGACCCGGCTGAAGAACTATCACTAGAAGACTACTTTCAACGCTTTGTCCTCGAGCATCAAGACAGCATGAGCGAGACCGAGCTGGCAAGAAAACTTGGTGTGAGCAGAAAATGCTTATGGGAAAGAAGGCAGCGTTTTGGCATACCAAGAAAGAAAAGCAACAAGACTAGCAGCTAA
- a CDS encoding ATP-binding protein, with the protein MTISISAIFVVGFLYLSILFAIAFATDKKWIPERLVNHPVVFVLSLGVFASAWAYYGVLGLAHSYGFGFMFYYFGITAFFMLSPLLLKPLVSICKRNQLSSLADLLAFRFRSSWAGALVTLCMLMGMLPLLALQIQSIADTVHIMTDLTPLVHNDRPERHDSMALVFCFMITLFTILFGARHTASNERHDGLIAAVAAETVIKSIALVLVAYFSVQQVFGGFGGLDLWLDQNPQIIERLHSTFGEYSTRTLLLTSFAAAIGMPHMFHMIFSERPSSRSVNAASWGVPLLLLIISLPVLPILWAGYASGATTPPDYFAIGTSMIRENYWLTVIAYIGGLSAASGVIIVSTLALASMCLNHLILPYYQPPIERDIYRWLLWTKRLLIAMIILAGYIFFRIYTSKGQLGYLGVAGFAATLQFLPGIFAVLYTPKANRNGLIGGLLIGFGIWFFTLVVPIISSTQPWYAVLVGADLISDQSWIAATVGSLIANILVFVTLSWVTRISDEERSAAQNCALDSLNRPERRELTFTSSSEFKSRLASALGVSVAEREVNAALDDLGLKHSDNRPYSLRRLRERIEANLSSLLGASVAHEMINRLLPYKRSSQPFASEDIQLVETRLETYKKNLTGVAAELDGLRRLHKQTLLDLPIGVFSLGPDNEVLLWNYSIAKLTGISSDNIRGSTISSIDEPWRQVFVDFANSKELHLHKQSVELDGRIQHFSLHKASRQGAFHRNRDQLFVLEDLTELQMLEDELLHSERLASIGRLAAGVAHEIGNPVTGIACLAQNLRYESDQPGVLEVAEEIVNQTDRISSIVHSLVSFSHSGKHTGSNNKFERHNLSSIVDEACKLISLDTTHEYNVNVVNLCEEDHYVFGDEQTLVQVFINLLSNARDASPEDSDVLIESLQKGNNHLITVTDQGSGISADKQEKIFEPFFTTKEPGKGTGLGLALVYSIIEEHQGSISVKSPVDLSNNSGTQFLISLPQA; encoded by the coding sequence ATGACTATTTCAATCAGCGCCATATTCGTCGTCGGTTTTCTCTATCTCAGCATCTTGTTTGCCATCGCCTTTGCCACCGACAAAAAATGGATTCCCGAGCGATTGGTCAATCACCCGGTGGTATTTGTTCTCTCCCTTGGTGTCTTTGCCAGTGCCTGGGCTTATTACGGTGTATTAGGCCTCGCCCACTCATACGGCTTTGGCTTTATGTTTTACTATTTCGGCATCACCGCCTTCTTTATGTTATCGCCGTTATTACTCAAGCCATTGGTGTCGATTTGTAAACGCAATCAACTGAGTTCTCTGGCTGACTTACTCGCTTTTCGCTTCCGCAGTTCATGGGCTGGCGCCTTGGTCACGCTCTGTATGTTAATGGGCATGCTGCCGCTGCTGGCGCTACAGATCCAATCAATTGCCGATACCGTCCATATCATGACCGATCTAACACCGCTGGTTCACAATGACCGCCCCGAACGTCATGATTCTATGGCCCTGGTGTTTTGCTTTATGATTACCCTGTTTACTATTCTATTCGGTGCTCGGCATACCGCTTCCAACGAACGGCACGACGGCCTGATTGCCGCCGTCGCCGCCGAAACAGTGATTAAATCAATAGCGCTGGTTCTGGTTGCCTATTTTTCTGTCCAGCAAGTCTTTGGCGGTTTTGGTGGCCTCGATTTGTGGCTGGACCAAAACCCTCAAATCATTGAGCGGCTGCACTCCACCTTTGGTGAATATTCGACTCGTACCTTACTGCTCACTTCATTTGCCGCCGCCATCGGCATGCCCCACATGTTTCATATGATTTTTTCTGAACGGCCTTCCTCCCGTTCGGTCAATGCTGCCAGCTGGGGGGTTCCTTTACTGCTACTCATTATCAGCCTCCCTGTACTGCCAATACTGTGGGCCGGCTATGCCAGTGGTGCCACCACACCCCCGGATTATTTCGCCATCGGTACCTCGATGATCCGTGAGAATTACTGGCTGACCGTCATCGCTTATATTGGCGGCCTTTCAGCTGCGAGTGGCGTCATTATTGTCAGCACCTTGGCGCTGGCTTCGATGTGTTTGAATCACTTAATTCTGCCCTACTATCAACCACCCATTGAGCGGGATATCTATCGCTGGTTGCTATGGACCAAGCGTTTATTGATTGCCATGATCATCTTAGCTGGCTATATATTCTTCCGCATTTATACCTCTAAGGGCCAACTCGGCTACCTCGGTGTCGCGGGTTTTGCAGCCACTCTACAATTCTTGCCCGGGATATTCGCCGTTTTATACACCCCAAAAGCCAACCGCAACGGCCTTATTGGCGGCCTATTAATTGGCTTCGGTATCTGGTTCTTCACCCTGGTAGTCCCCATCATCAGCTCGACCCAACCATGGTATGCCGTACTCGTGGGCGCCGACCTTATCAGTGATCAAAGCTGGATTGCTGCCACCGTTGGCTCTCTGATTGCCAACATTTTGGTCTTTGTCACGCTGTCCTGGGTCACCAGAATCAGCGACGAGGAGCGCTCTGCCGCACAGAACTGCGCGCTCGACAGTCTCAACAGGCCCGAGCGACGCGAACTGACATTCACCAGCAGCAGCGAGTTCAAATCACGTCTCGCCTCCGCCTTAGGTGTGTCGGTTGCCGAAAGAGAGGTCAATGCCGCACTCGATGACCTGGGACTCAAACACAGCGATAATCGTCCCTACTCGTTGCGACGACTGCGGGAACGCATCGAAGCCAACCTGTCATCCTTGCTCGGCGCCTCTGTTGCCCACGAAATGATTAATCGCTTATTGCCTTATAAGCGCTCTTCACAACCCTTTGCCAGTGAAGATATTCAGCTGGTCGAAACCCGACTAGAAACTTACAAAAAGAACCTTACCGGTGTCGCCGCCGAACTTGATGGCCTGCGCCGCTTGCATAAACAAACCCTCTTAGACCTGCCGATAGGCGTATTCTCGCTGGGGCCCGACAACGAAGTCTTACTGTGGAACTACAGTATTGCCAAACTGACCGGCATTAGCTCTGACAACATACGCGGCTCGACGATTTCATCGATCGACGAGCCTTGGCGACAGGTGTTTGTCGACTTTGCCAATTCCAAGGAGCTTCACTTACACAAGCAGAGTGTCGAACTCGACGGTCGCATCCAGCACTTCTCACTTCACAAGGCGAGCAGACAGGGCGCGTTCCATCGTAATCGAGACCAACTCTTTGTACTCGAAGACCTCACCGAACTCCAAATGCTGGAAGATGAGCTGCTGCATAGCGAGCGTCTGGCTTCGATTGGTCGACTTGCCGCTGGCGTAGCCCATGAAATTGGCAATCCTGTTACCGGCATCGCCTGCCTGGCACAAAACCTGCGCTATGAGTCCGATCAGCCCGGCGTGCTAGAAGTAGCGGAAGAAATCGTCAATCAGACAGATCGCATCAGCTCTATCGTCCATTCGCTGGTTAGTTTTTCGCACAGCGGCAAACACACCGGTAGCAATAATAAATTCGAACGTCATAATCTTTCGAGCATTGTCGATGAGGCCTGTAAGCTGATCTCACTCGATACAACACATGAATACAATGTTAATGTGGTTAACCTGTGCGAAGAAGACCACTACGTCTTTGGCGATGAACAAACCCTGGTTCAAGTCTTTATCAACCTGCTCTCCAATGCCCGTGACGCGAGCCCTGAAGACAGTGACGTACTGATAGAATCGTTGCAGAAAGGTAACAATCACTTGATTACTGTTACCGACCAAGGCTCTGGCATAAGCGCTGATAAACAAGAGAAAATCTTTGAGCCCTTCTTCACCACAAAAGAGCCCGGCAAAGGGACGGGTTTGGGATTAGCCCTGGTTTACAGTATTATCGAAGAACATCAGGGTTCTATTTCGGTCAAAAGCCCTGTAGATTTAAGTAACAATAGTGGTACACAGTTTTTGATTAGCCTGCCGCAGGCATAA
- the gluQRS gene encoding tRNA glutamyl-Q(34) synthetase GluQRS has product MTNKHSQDNDDSTAVIPPYVGRFAPSPTGPLHMGSLISALASFLDARAHQGEWLIRVEDIDPPREIAGASENIIASLSAHGLHSDRPILFQHSRLDAYQAALQTLQRQQLCFRCQCSRTQLKGSDIYPGHCRYRTIDDSIATATRLLVDQQPVSYCDRIQGPRQQNLAAQLGDFVIARKDGLISYQLAVVVDDAFQGVTHIVRGADLLESTERQIYLGKMLDYPSIDYAHLPVLTNEAGQKLSKQTFAPSLDSGQIINNLLFALSFLNQTLPERPPKTVEQLLEFAIQHWDIDAIAKHCSHYQPLPSLA; this is encoded by the coding sequence ATGACAAATAAACACTCCCAAGACAATGATGATAGCACCGCAGTCATCCCCCCTTATGTTGGCCGTTTTGCCCCCTCGCCAACCGGCCCGCTTCATATGGGCTCACTGATTTCCGCCCTGGCCAGCTTCTTAGACGCCAGAGCACACCAGGGTGAATGGCTGATCAGAGTAGAAGATATCGACCCACCAAGAGAGATCGCTGGCGCCAGTGAGAACATTATCGCCTCACTCAGCGCTCATGGCCTACATTCTGACCGTCCGATTTTGTTTCAACACAGCCGGCTTGATGCCTATCAAGCCGCACTGCAAACACTGCAGCGCCAACAACTGTGCTTCCGCTGCCAATGTTCGCGAACACAATTAAAGGGCAGCGACATCTATCCGGGGCACTGCCGTTATCGCACGATAGACGACAGCATTGCCACCGCGACGCGGCTATTAGTCGACCAACAGCCGGTTAGTTACTGCGATCGAATCCAAGGGCCGCGTCAGCAAAACCTTGCCGCCCAGCTCGGTGATTTTGTGATCGCTCGCAAAGACGGCCTGATCTCCTATCAACTGGCGGTTGTCGTGGACGATGCCTTTCAGGGCGTTACTCATATCGTTCGAGGTGCCGACCTACTCGAATCCACTGAGCGACAAATATACCTTGGAAAAATGCTCGACTACCCCAGTATCGACTATGCCCACCTACCTGTTTTGACCAATGAAGCAGGGCAAAAACTCAGCAAACAAACCTTTGCACCGTCGCTCGACTCCGGACAAATCATCAACAATCTATTGTTTGCTCTGAGCTTTCTTAATCAAACCCTGCCAGAGCGGCCACCGAAGACAGTAGAACAGCTGCTCGAATTCGCCATTCAACACTGGGACATTGATGCGATTGCCAAACACTGTAGCCACTATCAGCCGCTTCCCTCCTTGGCCTAG
- the dksA gene encoding RNA polymerase-binding protein DksA produces the protein MPNKENSSFSSFVPYEAAKDEEYMGEPQKEHFRDILRAWKAELMEEVDRTVSHMKDEAANFPDPADRATQEEEFSLELRTRDRERKLIKKIDKTFELIENDDYGFCDSCGIEIGIRRLEARPTATQCIDCKTLDEIKEKTQRL, from the coding sequence ATGCCAAATAAAGAAAATTCTTCATTCAGTAGTTTCGTGCCCTACGAGGCAGCTAAAGATGAAGAGTACATGGGTGAACCCCAGAAAGAACACTTCCGCGATATCCTACGCGCCTGGAAAGCGGAGCTGATGGAAGAAGTCGATCGCACCGTTTCGCACATGAAAGACGAGGCTGCCAACTTCCCTGACCCTGCCGACCGCGCAACCCAGGAAGAAGAGTTCAGCTTAGAGCTGCGCACACGGGACCGCGAACGTAAACTGATCAAGAAAATTGATAAGACTTTCGAACTTATTGAAAATGATGATTACGGCTTCTGCGATTCTTGCGGCATTGAAATTGGTATTCGTCGACTCGAGGCCCGCCCAACAGCGACTCAATGTATCGATTGTAAGACGCTTGATGAAATCAAAGAGAAAACTCAGCGCCTTTAA
- a CDS encoding pyridoxal phosphate-dependent aminotransferase — translation MPFSRRMDDIEPFRVVEVLTRAKQLEAEGRNILHLEAGEPDFTTAEPIRLAGAKALMDGHTGYTPAAGIPALREAISGYYQTDYGLDIAPERIMVTAGASGALLLIAALLMDPGKSMLMTDPGYPCNRHFLRLVEGHAQLIPVGAEDRFQLQARHLEQHWQQQTIGAMVASPANPTGEILSAEELEALYQICAAKGGYLVADEIYHGLDYDDHAASILAHTDQAFVINSFSKYFGMTGWRLGWLVAPQNAVQEMERLAQNLFISLSTPAQYAALSCFKDETREILNQRKAIFKQRRDFLYPELCQLGFNIANKPAGGLYLYADISRFSNNSQQFCVDMLEQHGIALTPGVDFGRHLADRHVRFAYTTGMEKLEQAVERLSKVLT, via the coding sequence ATGCCTTTTTCCCGCCGAATGGATGATATTGAGCCCTTTCGAGTCGTCGAAGTATTAACCCGTGCCAAGCAATTAGAGGCTGAAGGTAGGAACATTCTGCATTTAGAGGCAGGGGAACCTGATTTTACCACCGCCGAGCCTATTCGTCTCGCTGGCGCGAAAGCCTTAATGGACGGCCATACTGGCTATACACCGGCTGCAGGGATACCGGCGTTGAGAGAAGCCATCAGCGGCTATTACCAAACGGATTATGGTCTCGATATTGCGCCGGAGCGGATTATGGTTACCGCGGGTGCCAGTGGTGCCTTGCTATTAATCGCAGCGTTGTTGATGGACCCGGGCAAGTCGATGTTAATGACCGACCCAGGCTACCCTTGCAATCGTCATTTCCTGCGGTTGGTTGAGGGCCATGCTCAATTGATTCCGGTCGGAGCTGAAGACCGTTTTCAACTGCAGGCCCGTCATCTAGAGCAGCACTGGCAGCAGCAAACCATCGGTGCCATGGTGGCGAGTCCTGCCAACCCAACAGGGGAGATCTTATCGGCAGAGGAACTCGAAGCGCTGTATCAAATATGTGCTGCTAAAGGAGGCTATTTGGTGGCCGATGAGATTTACCATGGCCTCGATTACGATGATCACGCTGCCAGTATTCTGGCGCATACGGATCAGGCCTTTGTGATTAATAGCTTTTCCAAATATTTTGGTATGACAGGTTGGCGCTTGGGTTGGTTGGTTGCTCCCCAGAATGCGGTGCAGGAAATGGAACGGCTGGCGCAGAATCTGTTTATATCGCTGTCGACACCGGCACAATATGCAGCGCTGTCTTGTTTTAAGGATGAAACGCGGGAGATCCTCAATCAGCGCAAGGCCATCTTCAAGCAGCGCCGTGATTTTCTTTACCCTGAACTGTGTCAGCTAGGTTTCAATATCGCGAATAAGCCCGCCGGTGGTCTTTACCTGTATGCTGATATCAGTCGCTTCAGTAATAATAGCCAGCAATTTTGCGTCGATATGCTCGAGCAACATGGTATTGCCTTAACCCCGGGGGTGGACTTTGGTCGACACTTGGCTGATCGTCACGTACGTTTTGCCTATACCACCGGTATGGAGAAGCTCGAACAGGCGGTCGAGCGGCTTAGCAAGGTGCTGACATGA